In Phycisphaerae bacterium, one genomic interval encodes:
- a CDS encoding amidohydrolase: MMPARPDPELIVLAARTHTLHPRVPSAEAIAIADGRVLALGSRRRMLRDRRRATRVLDLRDAVVTPGLVDCHTHFFYWALGNALVIDVTALSSLNAVLQRIHKLAPMRRAGEWTVVRGFDYNRWGRGLPCAADLDAVVKDHPVIAHSRDGHTAWLNSAALRRAGITRRTPDPKGGRYVRDARGNPTGIVQELAIDLLPNPLRELARRTDADAQRIIDRALRAAYRTAWACGIVGVHSMDDCASLAQLARHHTERWLGIRVVHAVNLPDFEHALELGLRSGLGDDWFRVGGLKVYADGALGSQTAYMFKPYPGQKHFFGVAAIAADQLQEVAVRAARHGWALWIHAIGDRAVHESIVAIEAARQAATPPIPNRIEHAQCVRPADVRWMARAGIIGSVQPCHILCDIPIADRHWPTARKHAFPLRSLLNAGVTLAAGSDVPIESIDPRRSLFGATARMSETGQPASGWFPEQRISRLAALRSFTRGAAASLGAPLPAGTLAPGARADLTIWAEDPLRVAPRDLLHIGIRGCVVAGQVHLTADA; this comes from the coding sequence ATGATGCCTGCCAGACCTGATCCGGAACTCATTGTTCTCGCCGCGCGCACGCACACGCTGCATCCGCGCGTCCCCTCGGCCGAGGCCATCGCCATCGCGGACGGCCGCGTGCTGGCACTGGGATCACGACGCCGAATGCTGCGCGACCGACGGCGCGCCACACGTGTTCTCGACCTGCGCGACGCGGTCGTGACGCCGGGCCTCGTCGATTGTCATACGCACTTTTTTTACTGGGCGCTCGGCAACGCGCTCGTCATCGACGTGACCGCGTTGTCCTCGCTCAACGCCGTGTTGCAACGAATACACAAACTGGCCCCGATGCGGCGCGCCGGCGAGTGGACCGTCGTCCGCGGCTTTGATTACAACCGCTGGGGCCGCGGTCTGCCCTGTGCCGCCGACCTCGACGCCGTCGTGAAAGACCACCCGGTCATCGCCCACAGCCGCGACGGGCACACCGCGTGGCTGAATTCAGCGGCGCTGCGTCGCGCCGGCATCACCCGCCGCACGCCCGATCCCAAAGGCGGACGCTACGTGCGCGACGCGCGCGGTAACCCCACGGGCATCGTCCAGGAACTGGCCATCGATCTGCTGCCCAATCCGCTGCGCGAATTGGCGCGGCGCACCGACGCCGACGCGCAGCGGATCATCGACCGCGCGCTCCGCGCCGCTTATCGCACCGCCTGGGCCTGCGGGATCGTCGGCGTGCACTCCATGGACGACTGCGCGTCACTGGCCCAGCTCGCACGCCATCACACCGAGCGGTGGCTCGGCATTCGGGTCGTTCACGCCGTCAATCTCCCGGACTTCGAGCACGCCCTGGAACTCGGCCTGCGCAGCGGCCTGGGCGATGACTGGTTCCGTGTCGGGGGCCTCAAAGTGTACGCCGACGGCGCGCTTGGCTCGCAAACGGCGTACATGTTCAAGCCGTACCCGGGACAGAAACACTTCTTCGGCGTCGCCGCCATCGCGGCAGACCAATTGCAGGAAGTCGCCGTGCGCGCCGCCCGCCACGGCTGGGCGCTGTGGATACACGCGATCGGCGACCGCGCGGTGCACGAGTCCATCGTCGCGATCGAAGCAGCCCGGCAGGCTGCCACGCCGCCGATCCCCAACCGAATCGAGCACGCCCAGTGCGTGCGGCCGGCGGACGTGCGGTGGATGGCGCGCGCCGGCATCATCGGCTCAGTGCAGCCCTGCCACATTCTCTGTGACATCCCCATTGCGGATCGACACTGGCCCACCGCGCGAAAACACGCTTTCCCGCTTCGCAGTCTGCTCAACGCCGGCGTCACGCTCGCTGCCGGATCCGACGTGCCCATCGAGTCCATCGATCCACGCCGTAGTCTGTTCGGCGCGACGGCGCGGATGAGCGAGACCGGTCAACCTGCCAGCGGCTGGTTCCCGGAGCAGCGCATCTCACGTCTCGCGGCACTGCGGAGTTTCACGCGGGGTGCGGCGGCAAGCCTCGGTGCCCCGTTGCCGGCGGGAACGCTTGCGCCCGGTGCCCGCGCCGACCTGACGATCTGGGCCGAGGATCCGCTCCGCGTGGCGCCGCGCGATTTGCTGCACATCGGCATCCGCGGCTGCGTCGTTGCTGGCCAGGTCCATCTGACGGCCGACGCCTGA
- a CDS encoding DUF1320 family protein, protein MAYITTTDLSARLGVTLYARLTDRVHGTTADNDVAQQIVSEAEAEADSYLAKRYATPVDLGAHPGLAGVLQARVLDLAEHAAWKSSPFVSDPPQRIRMLYATALAWFEAVARGAVTLPAAAPPASSTADDAGPRYAAQPRVFTAVELDGL, encoded by the coding sequence ATGGCGTACATCACGACGACTGATTTGAGCGCGCGGCTGGGCGTGACGCTGTACGCGCGCCTGACGGATCGCGTGCACGGCACGACAGCGGACAACGATGTCGCGCAGCAGATCGTGTCCGAGGCCGAGGCGGAAGCGGACAGCTACCTGGCGAAACGGTATGCGACGCCGGTGGATCTCGGCGCGCATCCCGGGCTGGCGGGCGTGTTGCAGGCGCGGGTGCTCGACCTGGCGGAGCACGCGGCGTGGAAGAGTTCACCGTTTGTCAGTGATCCGCCGCAACGCATCCGCATGCTGTATGCCACCGCCCTCGCCTGGTTCGAGGCGGTGGCACGAGGCGCGGTGACGTTGCCGGCCGCGGCGCCGCCGGCGTCATCCACGGCGGATGACGCGGGGCCACGCTACGCCGCGCAGCCGCGGGTCTTCACCGCGGTCGAACTGGATGGTCTCTAG
- a CDS encoding Mu-like prophage major head subunit gpT family protein, giving the protein MSVITDTGLTSRAVVGRFYRRLEEYAQSAWWTRLAMHFSSNQESETYRWLGMVPQVREWIGGRRVRPLRSQGLTLVNKTWEATVRVDADEQRRDKTGQIMVRVNELARRVATHPNKLFTTLMLSGHTAACYDGHPFFDTDHAEGDSGTQSNDITHDAATPTAPTDVEMYEAIVQGIAQIMQIKDDQGEPMNESAREFLIMVPLSFLSATLAALATRTADAQRNPLVTGEPFRVTWVANPRLTWTDRFAIFRADGSTRPFIFQEELPVQIQVLAEGSELEVNENQHQYGVKAIHEAGYGFWQDACRVTFS; this is encoded by the coding sequence ATGAGCGTGATCACGGATACGGGGTTGACTTCCCGGGCCGTCGTCGGGCGGTTCTATCGCCGGCTGGAGGAGTACGCCCAGAGCGCGTGGTGGACGCGCCTGGCGATGCACTTCAGCAGCAACCAGGAGTCGGAGACGTACCGCTGGCTGGGCATGGTGCCGCAGGTGCGCGAGTGGATCGGCGGCCGGCGCGTGCGCCCGCTGCGCAGCCAGGGCCTCACGCTGGTGAACAAGACGTGGGAAGCGACGGTGCGCGTGGACGCCGACGAGCAGCGGCGTGACAAGACCGGCCAGATCATGGTGCGGGTCAACGAACTGGCGCGGCGGGTCGCGACGCACCCCAACAAGCTCTTCACGACGCTGATGCTGAGCGGGCACACGGCAGCCTGCTACGACGGGCACCCGTTCTTCGACACGGACCACGCCGAGGGCGACTCCGGCACGCAGAGCAACGACATCACGCACGACGCGGCGACGCCGACCGCGCCGACCGACGTGGAGATGTACGAGGCCATCGTGCAGGGCATCGCCCAGATCATGCAGATCAAGGACGACCAGGGCGAGCCGATGAACGAGTCGGCCCGCGAGTTCCTGATCATGGTGCCGCTGAGCTTCCTGTCGGCGACGCTGGCGGCGCTCGCGACACGCACGGCCGATGCGCAGCGCAACCCGCTGGTGACCGGCGAGCCGTTTCGCGTGACGTGGGTGGCCAACCCGCGCCTCACCTGGACCGACCGCTTCGCGATCTTCCGCGCCGACGGCAGTACGCGACCCTTCATCTTCCAGGAAGAGCTGCCCGTGCAGATCCAGGTGCTGGCCGAGGGCAGCGAGCTCGAGGTCAACGAGAACCAGCACCAGTATGGCGTGAAGGCGATTCACGAGGCGGGCTACGGCTTCTGGCAGGATGCCTGCCGCGTGACATTCAGCTAG
- a CDS encoding leucine--tRNA ligase, whose amino-acid sequence MNHTYAFTELEPRWQRYWDEHESFRAANPGEPGSGAPKFYVLDFFPYPSGAGLHVGHPLGYIASDIMARFMRMRGYNVLHPMGWDAFGLPAEQYAVETGVHPRITTQKNIATYLRQLKMIGLAYDWGRELATCDERYYRWTQWIFLQIYNSWYDPEWRWTDAAGRTVVGAARPISELPIPPDVKAQGPAAIAAFQAEHRLAYLAEVPVNWCPALGTVLSNEEVTNEGRSDRGNHPVYRRPMRQWMLRITEYAERLLSDLDALDWPESIKLMQRNWIGRSEGAYVDFAVEGDSPAAGEIIRVFTTRPDTLFGATYMVLAPEHRLVPIITTPDRREEVRAYVNQARQKTDLDRTADTKVKTGVFTGAYAVNPVNRQRVPIWVADYVLISYGTGSIMAVPAHDTRDLEFAEKFGLTVIQVVQPPAGQDWRGFVDDGVAVNSPPEGEARFEGQCVLNGLPTPAAQRVMTQWLEAQGVGEGTVQYKLRDWLFSRQRYWGEPFPILYGADGRIVPLDESELPVTLPDMEDFRPHASDDPNAEPQTPLSRATEWLTVHRNGEEFRREANTMPQWAGSCWYYLRFCDPRNENALIGRDVERYWMGSRRPDGQANVGGVDLYMGGAEHAVLHLLYARFWHKVLYDLGSVSTPEPFQKLFNQGMIQAYAYRDGRGMYVAHDQVEFRGDEPFHRETGERLSAAVEKMSKSLKNVVNPDTIIREYGADTLRLYEMYMGPLEASKPWNTRDIIGVHRFLQRVWRLLVPQPAEGQATPPPPLNPAIVAEDDAGLERLLHKTIKKVTDDIPRFAYNTAIAQLIVWVNEAGRAKSIGRSQVERFLLLLAPFAPHICEELWQRLGHPTSLVAEPWPTYDEALTRDETVELAVQVRGKIRGRITVAADAAEADIIAQAKALPAVAREIADQTVKRAIVVKGRLVNLIV is encoded by the coding sequence ATGAACCACACCTACGCCTTCACCGAACTCGAGCCTCGCTGGCAGCGGTACTGGGACGAACATGAATCCTTTCGCGCGGCCAACCCCGGCGAGCCGGGCAGTGGCGCGCCGAAGTTCTACGTCCTGGACTTCTTCCCCTATCCGTCCGGGGCCGGCCTGCACGTCGGACACCCGCTGGGTTACATCGCGTCCGACATCATGGCCCGCTTCATGCGGATGCGCGGCTACAACGTCCTGCATCCAATGGGCTGGGACGCCTTCGGGCTGCCGGCCGAGCAGTACGCGGTCGAGACCGGCGTGCACCCGCGCATCACCACCCAGAAGAACATCGCCACGTATCTGCGCCAGTTGAAGATGATCGGGCTGGCGTATGACTGGGGTCGCGAGCTGGCGACCTGCGATGAAAGGTACTACCGCTGGACGCAGTGGATCTTCCTGCAGATCTACAACTCGTGGTATGACCCGGAGTGGCGCTGGACCGATGCCGCCGGCCGCACCGTGGTCGGCGCTGCCCGCCCGATCTCCGAACTGCCGATTCCGCCGGATGTGAAAGCCCAAGGCCCAGCCGCCATCGCGGCTTTCCAGGCCGAGCATCGCCTGGCCTACCTGGCCGAAGTGCCGGTGAACTGGTGCCCGGCGCTGGGGACGGTGCTGTCCAACGAGGAGGTCACCAACGAGGGTCGCAGCGATCGCGGCAACCACCCCGTCTACCGCCGGCCGATGCGGCAGTGGATGCTGCGCATCACGGAGTATGCCGAGCGGCTGCTGAGCGATCTCGACGCGCTGGACTGGCCGGAATCGATCAAGCTCATGCAGCGCAACTGGATCGGCCGCAGCGAAGGCGCGTACGTCGACTTCGCCGTCGAGGGCGACAGCCCCGCCGCCGGCGAGATCATCCGCGTCTTCACGACCCGGCCCGACACGCTCTTCGGCGCGACGTACATGGTCCTGGCGCCGGAGCACCGCCTGGTCCCGATCATCACGACGCCGGACCGGCGTGAAGAAGTCCGCGCCTACGTGAACCAGGCGCGTCAGAAGACCGATCTCGACCGGACCGCCGACACGAAGGTCAAGACCGGCGTGTTCACGGGGGCGTACGCCGTCAATCCAGTGAACCGGCAGCGCGTGCCGATCTGGGTCGCCGACTACGTGCTGATCAGTTACGGCACGGGATCGATCATGGCTGTTCCGGCCCACGACACGCGCGACCTGGAGTTCGCGGAGAAGTTCGGCCTCACCGTGATCCAGGTGGTGCAGCCGCCCGCCGGGCAGGACTGGCGCGGCTTCGTGGACGACGGTGTGGCGGTCAACTCGCCACCGGAGGGCGAGGCGCGTTTCGAGGGCCAGTGCGTTCTGAACGGCCTGCCAACGCCCGCGGCCCAGCGGGTGATGACGCAATGGCTCGAGGCGCAAGGCGTGGGTGAGGGCACCGTGCAGTACAAGCTCCGCGACTGGCTCTTCAGCCGGCAGCGCTACTGGGGCGAGCCCTTCCCGATCCTGTACGGCGCGGATGGCCGCATCGTGCCGCTCGACGAATCCGAGTTGCCGGTAACCCTGCCCGACATGGAGGACTTCCGGCCGCACGCCAGCGACGACCCCAACGCGGAACCGCAGACGCCGCTCAGCCGCGCGACCGAGTGGCTCACCGTCCACCGCAACGGCGAGGAGTTCCGCCGCGAGGCGAACACGATGCCGCAGTGGGCCGGTTCGTGCTGGTACTACCTGCGCTTCTGCGACCCGCGGAACGAGAACGCCCTGATCGGTCGCGACGTGGAGCGTTACTGGATGGGGAGCCGGCGGCCGGACGGCCAGGCCAACGTCGGCGGAGTGGACCTGTACATGGGCGGCGCTGAGCACGCCGTCCTGCACCTGCTGTATGCGCGGTTCTGGCACAAGGTGTTGTATGACCTGGGGAGCGTCTCGACGCCTGAGCCGTTCCAGAAGCTGTTCAACCAGGGCATGATCCAGGCCTACGCGTATCGCGACGGACGCGGCATGTACGTCGCCCACGACCAGGTGGAATTCCGGGGTGACGAGCCGTTTCACCGGGAGACGGGCGAGAGGCTGAGCGCGGCCGTCGAGAAGATGTCCAAGTCGCTCAAGAACGTCGTGAACCCGGACACGATCATCAGGGAATACGGCGCCGACACGCTGCGGCTGTACGAGATGTACATGGGGCCGCTCGAGGCCAGCAAGCCCTGGAACACGCGCGACATCATTGGCGTACACCGCTTCCTGCAGCGCGTCTGGCGGCTGCTGGTACCGCAGCCCGCGGAGGGGCAGGCCACGCCGCCACCGCCGCTGAATCCGGCCATCGTGGCGGAGGACGATGCGGGGCTGGAACGTCTGCTGCACAAGACGATCAAGAAGGTGACGGACGACATTCCGCGCTTCGCCTACAACACCGCGATCGCTCAGCTCATCGTCTGGGTGAATGAGGCCGGCCGGGCCAAGTCCATCGGGCGCAGCCAGGTTGAGCGCTTCTTGCTGCTGCTCGCGCCCTTCGCACCGCATATCTGCGAAGAGCTCTGGCAGCGTCTCGGGCACCCGACGTCGCTGGTCGCAGAGCCGTGGCCGACCTATGACGAGGCCCTGACGCGCGATGAAACGGTCGAACTGGCCGTCCAGGTGCGAGGCAAGATTCGGGGCCGGATCACGGTCGCCGCCGACGCCGCCGAAGCGGACATCATCGCCCAGGCAAAGGCGCTGCCGGCGGTGGCCCGCGAGATTGCCGATCAAACAGTGAAACGGGCGATCGTGGTGAAGGGGCGGCTGGTCAACCTAATCGTATAG
- the amrA gene encoding AmmeMemoRadiSam system protein A, producing MAQSGTSPPSWPSFARQVIACAVRGSDPASVPPAAVASRPHAGVFVTLHQRRMLRGCMGILDPGLSLADAVRQAAVCAALQDPRFTSVRAQELDELEIEVSILSPPVPMRSLDDLQIGRHGILVQRQGRRGLFLPQVAVEHRLDKETFLSRCCAEKAGLPADAWRHPDTEVLLFTAEVLRET from the coding sequence ATGGCCCAATCAGGGACGAGTCCGCCGTCCTGGCCGAGCTTCGCCCGGCAGGTGATTGCATGCGCCGTGCGCGGAAGCGACCCCGCGTCGGTCCCGCCGGCCGCGGTGGCGTCACGACCGCACGCCGGGGTCTTCGTCACGCTCCACCAGCGCCGCATGCTGCGCGGCTGCATGGGCATCCTTGATCCCGGGCTGTCACTGGCCGACGCCGTCCGGCAGGCGGCCGTGTGCGCGGCACTGCAAGACCCGCGCTTCACGTCGGTCCGTGCGCAGGAGTTGGACGAGTTGGAGATCGAGGTGTCGATCCTCTCGCCGCCAGTCCCCATGCGTTCACTCGATGATCTGCAGATCGGCCGGCACGGCATTCTCGTCCAGCGACAGGGACGCCGCGGCCTGTTCCTGCCACAGGTTGCCGTCGAGCACCGCTTGGACAAGGAAACATTTCTCTCGCGCTGCTGCGCCGAGAAGGCCGGCCTGCCGGCGGATGCGTGGCGGCATCCGGACACCGAGGTGCTGCTCTTCACTGCCGAGGTGCTGCGCGAGACCTGA
- a CDS encoding TIGR02206 family membrane protein encodes MEILGQAGGGEFVAFSPVHWAALAAIAGAAVILSLLLRRGADRPGVRRGVCWALAAVLLIGAVVAQIGRVIGGVWSLQESLPLHLCDIAVLTTAVALIGVGRRAKSNRASQLLYELACVWGLGGTSQALLTPDVTTAAYSPDCVRYFVLHGAIVVGVLVMTFGLHMRLQPGAPVRVWLVTLALAIVVGLVDWGLGANYMYLCANPARPSLFDLLGPRPWTLLWLAVVATGLILLCYAPFWIAARVARQGSRWAAH; translated from the coding sequence ATGGAGATTCTGGGGCAAGCTGGCGGCGGCGAATTCGTGGCGTTCAGCCCGGTGCACTGGGCTGCGCTGGCCGCCATCGCGGGGGCTGCGGTCATACTTTCCCTGTTGCTGCGACGCGGAGCTGACCGTCCGGGTGTGCGGCGCGGCGTGTGCTGGGCGCTCGCGGCCGTCCTGCTCATCGGGGCCGTGGTGGCGCAGATCGGGCGGGTCATCGGCGGCGTGTGGTCGTTGCAGGAATCGTTGCCGCTGCACCTGTGTGATATCGCGGTGCTCACAACCGCGGTGGCGTTGATCGGGGTCGGGCGACGGGCGAAGTCCAATCGGGCTTCGCAGCTGCTGTATGAACTGGCGTGTGTGTGGGGTCTGGGGGGAACTTCGCAGGCGCTGCTCACGCCGGACGTGACGACCGCGGCCTACAGCCCTGATTGCGTACGGTATTTCGTGTTGCACGGGGCGATCGTAGTCGGCGTGTTGGTGATGACGTTCGGCCTGCACATGCGGCTTCAGCCGGGCGCGCCGGTGCGCGTGTGGCTGGTGACGCTGGCACTGGCGATCGTCGTCGGGCTGGTCGATTGGGGACTCGGTGCGAACTACATGTACTTATGCGCGAATCCGGCCAGACCCTCGCTCTTTGACCTGCTGGGGCCGCGGCCGTGGACGCTGCTCTGGCTGGCAGTGGTGGCGACCGGCCTGATCCTGCTCTGCTACGCGCCGTTCTGGATCGCGGCGCGTGTGGCGCGCCAGGGGTCGCGATGGGCTGCGCACTGA
- a CDS encoding GNAT family N-acetyltransferase translates to MSAACPRAAEVTRTRATATVPVATLTVRPALAGDYVPLSFFFDTALRKDYFLRRGQLAEMLRSPYHQVYVAEIDAVLVGAAVTTRGTRLVNVLVHPAYRGLGIGRALVQYSGATEVRAKCDMSSGDPRAFYAALGFESLGRSHGKGHIEVMRKRRPRSAKTD, encoded by the coding sequence ATGAGTGCTGCTTGTCCGCGCGCGGCGGAGGTAACAAGGACGCGCGCCACGGCCACGGTGCCGGTGGCGACCCTGACGGTGCGGCCGGCGCTGGCGGGTGACTACGTGCCGCTGAGCTTCTTCTTCGACACCGCGCTGCGGAAAGACTATTTCCTGCGACGGGGGCAGCTCGCGGAGATGCTGCGCAGCCCGTACCACCAGGTCTACGTCGCGGAGATCGACGCCGTGCTGGTCGGGGCGGCGGTCACCACGCGCGGCACGCGGCTGGTGAATGTGCTGGTGCATCCGGCGTATCGCGGGCTGGGAATCGGGCGGGCGCTGGTGCAGTACAGCGGGGCGACGGAGGTGCGTGCGAAATGCGACATGAGCAGCGGCGACCCGCGGGCGTTCTACGCGGCGCTGGGGTTTGAGAGCCTCGGGCGCTCGCACGGGAAGGGACACATCGAGGTCATGCGCAAACGCCGCCCGCGGAGTGCGAAGACGGACTGA
- a CDS encoding DUF1559 domain-containing protein, producing the protein MVIGIFSLLIAILLPPIQSAHREARAARCAAQLKQIGYALENARNEFRYYPVWDDLGSPTRFTWIDVLLQRRMLADRRVAYCPDDARPAEINAARGAYYQVLYPGNSGKYGIDYSYGIAVPLAGAGWHWRPDFGPPDDPRPRRFEDFDRYPGQRVLAADSNWSTIYNLSGDALSGHDWSYPTLYDNCIEWRHFRHTANLLYQDGHVTRTAYDLTAATPINTASTYLWYAGEPVNLNTESKWRKNYYPYIPPVDLRTGEGGGAFPAEATPGYYTHNRLWTVVK; encoded by the coding sequence GTGGTCATCGGGATCTTCTCGCTCCTGATCGCGATACTGCTGCCACCAATCCAGTCGGCCCACCGCGAGGCGCGTGCAGCGCGGTGCGCGGCGCAGCTCAAGCAGATCGGTTACGCACTGGAGAATGCACGCAACGAATTCCGTTACTACCCGGTCTGGGATGATCTGGGCAGTCCAACGCGGTTCACGTGGATCGACGTGCTGCTGCAGCGGCGGATGCTGGCTGACCGACGTGTGGCCTACTGCCCCGATGACGCGCGTCCCGCTGAGATCAACGCGGCGCGCGGTGCGTACTACCAGGTCCTGTACCCGGGCAATAGCGGCAAGTACGGCATCGACTACAGCTACGGCATCGCGGTGCCGCTGGCCGGTGCCGGCTGGCACTGGCGCCCGGATTTCGGGCCGCCGGATGACCCGCGCCCGCGGCGGTTTGAGGACTTCGACCGGTACCCTGGTCAGCGCGTGCTCGCAGCGGACAGCAACTGGAGCACGATCTACAATCTAAGCGGTGACGCGCTTTCCGGCCACGACTGGAGTTATCCCACTCTTTACGACAACTGCATCGAGTGGCGCCACTTCCGGCACACCGCGAATCTGCTCTACCAGGACGGGCATGTGACGCGGACGGCTTATGATCTCACGGCGGCCACCCCGATCAACACCGCCAGCACGTATCTCTGGTACGCCGGCGAACCCGTCAATCTCAACACCGAGAGCAAGTGGCGCAAGAACTACTACCCGTACATCCCGCCGGTTGATCTGCGCACCGGCGAAGGCGGCGGAGCGTTCCCCGCCGAGGCCACACCGGGCTACTACACGCACAACCGACTCTGGACGGTCGTGAAGTAG
- a CDS encoding ROK family protein, translated as MTATYTIGIDLGGTNIKGGVCDAHSALIARHSIDTQAERGPDHVIRRMAELVDELRRRAKLDPAQVAGVGVGAPGPMSHKRGVVYHAPNLPGFVEIPLRDRMQAATGFRSVIENDANAAAYGEFAAGAGRDVRDMVMLTLGTGIGGGIILDGQLCRGYFDNAGEVGHTLVVPNGRACPCGQHGCLERYASANAVAERLAEAVTAGEDSILKPKVLAHTAFDARDVLAAIDQGDTLAARIWDETCFYLALSVVNLQHVLNPELVVFAGGLINAGQRLLSLVQHHFERLSWKIAPDQPRIALATLGTDAGTIGAAVLARP; from the coding sequence ATGACGGCGACGTATACCATCGGTATCGATCTCGGCGGCACCAATATCAAGGGCGGCGTCTGTGACGCGCATAGCGCGCTGATCGCCCGGCACTCCATTGACACGCAGGCCGAGCGCGGCCCCGACCACGTCATCCGCCGCATGGCCGAACTCGTCGACGAGCTGCGTCGGCGCGCCAAGTTGGACCCCGCGCAAGTCGCGGGCGTCGGGGTGGGCGCCCCCGGGCCGATGTCTCACAAACGGGGAGTGGTCTACCACGCTCCCAATCTGCCCGGCTTCGTGGAAATCCCGCTCCGCGACCGCATGCAGGCGGCCACCGGGTTCCGCAGCGTGATTGAGAACGACGCCAACGCCGCCGCCTATGGCGAGTTCGCCGCCGGTGCCGGACGTGACGTGCGCGACATGGTGATGCTCACGCTCGGAACGGGCATTGGTGGTGGCATCATCCTCGACGGCCAGCTTTGCCGCGGCTACTTCGACAACGCCGGCGAAGTCGGGCACACGCTGGTCGTCCCCAATGGCCGTGCCTGCCCGTGCGGCCAACACGGGTGCCTCGAACGCTATGCCTCCGCCAATGCCGTCGCGGAGCGTCTCGCCGAAGCGGTCACCGCCGGCGAGGATTCCATTCTGAAGCCGAAAGTCCTGGCGCACACCGCCTTCGACGCCCGGGACGTGCTGGCCGCCATCGATCAGGGGGATACGCTGGCGGCCCGCATCTGGGACGAGACGTGTTTCTACCTGGCGCTCTCCGTGGTGAACCTCCAGCACGTGCTGAACCCGGAGCTGGTGGTGTTCGCCGGCGGGCTGATCAACGCCGGACAGCGTCTGCTGAGCTTGGTGCAGCATCACTTCGAGCGCTTGAGCTGGAAGATCGCCCCGGATCAACCGCGGATCGCACTCGCGACGCTGGGAACGGACGCGGGGACCATCGGCGCTGCGGTCCTCGCCCGGCCGTAG
- a CDS encoding DUF935 family protein: protein MNLHTRQRVAAALRVLGSLWPRRPRGRRDASRLIQPWRADSLHTYPSVGLTPARLLGLLQAADAGTPQAQFELFDEMLQKWPRLAAVEHTRRLALTGLDWEIVPGAAAGPGAAEAAEYCRSVLARLEHFSDALEHLAAAIGYGLAVAELVWEGGQLVDLVPVPHGRLISDPQAPWRLRVLTEDEPSRGLALDEQPLKWIVHRPQAAASRHFSGGLLRASVVLYLAQNLSFKDWLIYSQVAGMPVRVAQFEPGTPVADQQRLLRMLESLGTDAVAVLGKNVELKFIESSSAGERPFEALQDYCNTEVTILWLGQHLTTDLRQSGSRAAAEIHDRVREDLLVNDIGEEGRTIRRDVLTPLVQARFGAGAAVPHFRRSLLQSVDTKVLADTLAVAINELGLAVPAEWAHQALGIPMRRGAEAVLQGRNEV, encoded by the coding sequence TTGAACCTGCACACCCGACAGCGCGTCGCCGCCGCCCTCCGCGTCCTGGGGTCACTGTGGCCCCGGCGGCCACGTGGACGGCGCGACGCGTCCCGCCTCATTCAACCGTGGCGCGCAGACAGCCTCCACACATACCCGAGCGTCGGACTTACGCCGGCGCGGCTGCTCGGCCTCCTGCAGGCCGCCGACGCCGGCACGCCGCAGGCCCAATTCGAGCTCTTTGACGAGATGCTGCAGAAGTGGCCGCGCTTGGCCGCGGTGGAGCACACGCGGCGTCTCGCCCTGACGGGGCTCGATTGGGAAATCGTGCCGGGCGCCGCGGCGGGACCCGGCGCGGCTGAGGCGGCCGAGTACTGCCGTTCTGTGCTGGCACGCCTGGAGCATTTCAGCGATGCACTGGAGCACCTGGCGGCGGCGATCGGATACGGCCTGGCCGTCGCGGAGCTCGTCTGGGAAGGGGGTCAACTGGTCGATCTCGTGCCGGTGCCGCACGGCCGCTTGATCAGCGATCCACAGGCACCGTGGCGCTTGCGCGTGCTGACCGAGGACGAGCCGAGCCGGGGTCTTGCGCTCGACGAGCAGCCGCTGAAATGGATCGTGCACCGGCCGCAGGCGGCGGCGAGCCGACATTTCTCGGGCGGATTGCTGCGCGCGTCGGTCGTGCTCTACCTGGCGCAGAACCTGAGCTTCAAGGACTGGCTGATCTACTCGCAGGTCGCGGGGATGCCGGTGCGCGTCGCGCAGTTCGAGCCGGGCACGCCGGTCGCGGACCAGCAGCGCCTCCTGAGGATGCTCGAATCGCTGGGCACGGACGCGGTCGCGGTGCTGGGGAAGAATGTCGAGCTGAAGTTCATCGAGTCGTCCAGCGCGGGCGAACGGCCCTTCGAAGCATTGCAGGACTACTGCAACACGGAAGTGACGATCCTCTGGCTCGGGCAGCACCTCACGACGGACCTGCGGCAGTCGGGCTCGCGGGCGGCGGCGGAGATCCACGACCGCGTGCGCGAAGACCTGCTCGTCAACGACATCGGTGAAGAAGGCCGCACGATCCGGCGCGATGTGCTGACGCCGCTCGTGCAGGCGCGCTTCGGCGCTGGCGCGGCGGTACCGCACTTCCGGCGCTCGCTGCTTCAGTCGGTGGACACGAAGGTGCTGGCGGACACGCTGGCGGTGGCGATCAACGAGTTGGGGCTGGCGGTGCCGGCGGAGTGGGCGCACCAGGCGCTGGGCATCCCGATGCGGCGGGGCGCTGAGGCCGTTTTGCAGGGGAGGAACGAAGTATGA